The genome window CCCTGCGAGAATTTTTAGACCGAATTGGTTTTACTTTCCTCGCTAACTTGATTCAAAATCGGGAACAGTGGCGGCAACAGCAATTCAATCTATTTCGCATGGAAACACCACCGCCAGCGGAACTGGCTGCTTTGCGCGATCGCTTGCGTTTGAGCGGCGAAATTCCGGTAGACTCTATAGAGTGGGAACATATTCACCAACTCAACACCTGGCTGGCTGCCGAAAATCGTCCCCTCAATTACTGGTACAACCAATTTCGTTCTGCCAAAGAACTTTCTATAAAAACCGCTAGGGAACGAAAGTGGCTGTCGGGAAATGTTTCCACCAAGTCTGCCTGGGAACGTTTGCACGAACTTATTGGATTGCAGTCAGTTAAAAAAGCTGTTAACCAGTTGTCTGCCACCCTGCAAACGCAACGCCAACGCCAGCAAGAAGGTACCCAAATAGACCCGCCACGCCTGCATTTGGTGTTTACCGGCAATCCCGGAACTGGCAAAACCACCGTGGCGCGTTTGATTGGCGAAATTTATCGGGATTTGGGATTGTTGCAACGCGGTCATGTGGTGGAAGTGGCAGGCAGGGATTTGGTGGCTGGGTATGTGGGTCAAACCGCCATTCGTACCAACGAAACCATCGATCGCGCTTTGGATGGGGTTTTATTTGTTGACGAAGCGTATACTTTGGCGCAAGGGGGAGAAAATGATTTCGGTCAAGAGGCGATCGAAGCTTTACTCAAACGCATGGAAGACAATTGCGATCGCTTGTCGGTGGTCGTTGCTGGCTATCCCCAACCCATGCAAGAATTCATCGAGAGCAATCCTGGCTTGCAGCGACGCTTTCCGAAAAATATTGTCTTTGAAGATTATCAGCCAAAGGAATTAATGGCGATTTTGCAGCAACAGGTTCGTGGTGTCAACGCAACCATGACCGACGAACTGCAAACGGAACTGCACCAAGTTCTGACCCAACTGTACCAAAACCGCGACGAAAACTTTGGCAACGCTGGGTTGGTGGAAAATTTGTTTCGAGAAATGGATGAGTTGCGTTCGGCGCGCGTTTGGGAAAATGGCTTGGACCCCTTGCAAGAACCATATCAAGTGGCAGATTTGCCTGCCAAATACCGCAGCGAAAGCGATCGCGATCCTGAAAATTTAGAAAATTTATTGCAAGAGTTAGACAGTTTGGTGGGATTGACCGAAGTCAAAGAAAAGATTTACGAGATTATCAACAGCGAACGCGCCAACCAATACTTGCGCGAAATGGGGAAAGAACAAGCCGTGGGAACGACCAGCCGACATATGGTCTTTCTTGGCAATCCCGGAACTGGCAAAACCACCGTAGCCAGACTGATTGGCAGAATTTTCCGCTGTTTGGGATTGTTAGCCAAAGGAGATTTTCATGAAGTCACCCGCCGGGATTTGGTGGGACAATATGTGGGACATACGGCGGAGAAAACCACGCAAGTGGTAGAATCGGCTTTGGATGGCGTGTTGTTTGTTGACGAAGCCTATGCGTTAGCTAGAGGAGGTTACCCGGCAGATTTTGGTCGAGAAGCGATCGATACATTGGTTCCTATGATGGAAAACTATCGCGATCGCTTAATTGTTATTTTTGCCGGATATTCCCGGGAAATGCAAGAGTTTATCAATGCCAACTCTGGTATTGAATCCCGCATTGGTTATGAAATTACGTTTCCCGACTACCAACCATCGCAATTACATGCGATTTTTCTGTATCTTTGCCAACAATATGGCAGAATTTGTCCCGAATCTGTCTCCCAAGAAGTAGCCACTCGCTTGCAAACCATGTACGAACAACGCAGTCGTACTTTTGGCAATGGTCGGGAAGTCCGCAAATTCTACGAACATATGGTTCAACGACAGAAAAATCGCCTGGTTCGATATAATTTAACCGGCGAAGATATGCTAACATTTAGCTGTGAAGATATTCCACCATCCCAACCTTAGCGATCGCGACTGGGATTCTTTCTCCAAAAGCGTACATTTCTCTTAGTCTATCATGTCTTATTCTATCGGACTTGATTTTGGCACCACCAACTCCATTATTTCTTATCTCGATAAAGGAGAACTAACCACCTATAAATACGGTTCCCCAGGAACCGAACAAGAGTATATTCCTTCTTTTATTGCTTACAATGAAGATGATATAGAGATTGGCAAAGCAGCGAAGCGAACCAAGAGTAAAAAACCAAACATAGAAAGTTATGGCAATTTTAAAATGCAGTTGCCAGAGAAAGAACTCAAAAGCAACGGCCACAAAGACCCCATACAAGTTACCAAAGATTACCTGCAGCAAATTTTAATTGACGATATCCATAGCTTTCAGCAACAGTGGGGAGAAATTGCGGGGTTGGTGGTTTCCGTTCCTGAAATTTGGCAACGAGATATTTCCAATTTAGGTCGAGAACGGTTGCAAAAAATTCTGCGTCAAGATTTGGGTTTGCCTTTGCAACAGTTGGTCAGCGAACCGGTAGCAGCAGCCGCGTATTATGCTTGGCAGGTAACCTCGGGAACTCTACAACCCTTTACCGGCAATCTTTTGGTTTGCGATATAGGTGGTGGTACTTTTGATATTAGTTTGTGTCGTCTTAGCGGCGACAAAGTACGAGTTCTGTATTTTGATGGTGAGGGAAATAAGGGATTGGAATTCGCTGGCGTAGCCTTTGACCGTCGCTGCGTACAAATAGCCTATAAAACCCAACACGGGGAAGCGATTGATGAAAGCAGCGGTGAGTTTATTAGCTTGTTAAGCGAGTTTGAAGATGAAAAAATCTTAAATCATAAAAGTACGCAAAAACAATTTAAAAATTACTTGGATTGTCCCGAGGAGATGGGTGAAAAAGAGGTTTATACATTTGGTCGAAATGGGGAATATCAGCTTAATTTAAACCAGCTATGGGAAGCATTTTCTCCCATACGAGAAGGAATTGAAAAGGCGATGAACCGGGTAAAAACTTGGTCGCAGGAAAACGGAGAAACTATCGATCGCGTTTTGCCAGTTGGTGGTTTTTCCCAATTTCCTTTTGTGAAATATGCGATCGCGCAAAGTTTGGGATTGCAGGAAGGTGATTCTCGCATGGATAGCCAATTTAATTTTACCAGCAATGCCTATGCGATTGCGTATGGCGCTTGTTTGATAGCCAACGGCTACATCGATCCGGAAGAAAAATACGTT of Geitlerinema sp. PCC 9228 contains these proteins:
- a CDS encoding AAA family ATPase is translated as MNVQRIASRFNWETGDRFVVLYGIHTGDSFCTPDLLVCDIEQALHRYLQAQGIQRILFYSGVDKLYFLDRQSRDRCQLRSSANSSDRNDQRPLFKPGPLGKKRGLLKKTNTDGNDRNSQNGNQQASPSPTRLQDANVLPILEHVMQDTSQRSAIVFSHAEDLANFDHRRELFGRIVKWSHLPPSNQNLCIFVFHHEDQTSLREFLDRIGFTFLANLIQNREQWRQQQFNLFRMETPPPAELAALRDRLRLSGEIPVDSIEWEHIHQLNTWLAAENRPLNYWYNQFRSAKELSIKTARERKWLSGNVSTKSAWERLHELIGLQSVKKAVNQLSATLQTQRQRQQEGTQIDPPRLHLVFTGNPGTGKTTVARLIGEIYRDLGLLQRGHVVEVAGRDLVAGYVGQTAIRTNETIDRALDGVLFVDEAYTLAQGGENDFGQEAIEALLKRMEDNCDRLSVVVAGYPQPMQEFIESNPGLQRRFPKNIVFEDYQPKELMAILQQQVRGVNATMTDELQTELHQVLTQLYQNRDENFGNAGLVENLFREMDELRSARVWENGLDPLQEPYQVADLPAKYRSESDRDPENLENLLQELDSLVGLTEVKEKIYEIINSERANQYLREMGKEQAVGTTSRHMVFLGNPGTGKTTVARLIGRIFRCLGLLAKGDFHEVTRRDLVGQYVGHTAEKTTQVVESALDGVLFVDEAYALARGGYPADFGREAIDTLVPMMENYRDRLIVIFAGYSREMQEFINANSGIESRIGYEITFPDYQPSQLHAIFLYLCQQYGRICPESVSQEVATRLQTMYEQRSRTFGNGREVRKFYEHMVQRQKNRLVRYNLTGEDMLTFSCEDIPPSQP
- a CDS encoding Hsp70 family protein; the encoded protein is MSYSIGLDFGTTNSIISYLDKGELTTYKYGSPGTEQEYIPSFIAYNEDDIEIGKAAKRTKSKKPNIESYGNFKMQLPEKELKSNGHKDPIQVTKDYLQQILIDDIHSFQQQWGEIAGLVVSVPEIWQRDISNLGRERLQKILRQDLGLPLQQLVSEPVAAAAYYAWQVTSGTLQPFTGNLLVCDIGGGTFDISLCRLSGDKVRVLYFDGEGNKGLEFAGVAFDRRCVQIAYKTQHGEAIDESSGEFISLLSEFEDEKILNHKSTQKQFKNYLDCPEEMGEKEVYTFGRNGEYQLNLNQLWEAFSPIREGIEKAMNRVKTWSQENGETIDRVLPVGGFSQFPFVKYAIAQSLGLQEGDSRMDSQFNFTSNAYAIAYGACLIANGYIDPEEKYVHTVGIVVTREGENSESLSAETVTPEYLTLIPGNTSLSELSEPQFHQQPLVAFEPSFTIPIWIDPLSRGKRRQMNTPDRITLPNYSQQARYWVGMRVNRSQVAYLVIEEVRSQKRVEYELGNIIGEMLPGFVLPKEENS